A stretch of the Zeugodacus cucurbitae isolate PBARC_wt_2022May chromosome 6, idZeuCucr1.2, whole genome shotgun sequence genome encodes the following:
- the LOC105213261 gene encoding protein toll, with translation MAGNPVVCDCKLAWIYNSNYRSIFTDLQCKQSSNELLTDVAQLRRDELCAWQPILCPTNCDCYTQSDWLNINCTDRQLHVIEQLLRPEQVDRRSSILDISVNRLTVLPPNTTFGYANVTQLNASYNRITSLSRFQLPANLTVLDIRSNDLKTLTDDLLRAILNDSDNLQFLYLSENAWMCDCAARNLLYTVRAQQRRIPDVKLLNCNNLQNVTLLTANVVDLCNVEGSSFTIASITIAALVIIIFLLLIALYYKYNLEVKVWLHARNILTCYIHESELDKNKKCDAFISYAHQDADFVNQTLLPRLEECEDPPFLICTHERNWLSGTYIPEQIIESVDQSRRTIIVLSQHFIESDWARMEFRTAHQCSLNEGRARIIIVKYGEITNTDLLDKELRAYLQMNTYLDCEDPRFWDKLRYAMPHKAAGRERSTDMLEVNGRIYVTEQVELNGLRDESA, from the coding sequence ATGGCTGGAAATCCTGTCGTGTGCGATTGTAAGTTGGCTTGGATTTACAATAGCAATTATCGTTCCATTTTTACTGATTTACAGTGTAAACAGTCGTCAAACGAACTACTAACGGATGTCGCACAGTTACGACGCGACGAGCTGTGCGCTTGGCAACCCATACTCTGTCCCACAAACTGCGACTGTTACACACAATCCGACTGGCTGAACATCAATTGCACCGATAGACAACTTCATGTTATTGAACAACTGCTACGCCCCGAACAAGTTGATCGCAGGAGTTCAATACTCGATATTAGCGTCAATCGGCTGACTGTTTTGCCGCCAAACACCACCTTCGGCTATGCCAATGTTACGCAACTCAACGCCTCGTACAATAGAATCACAAGTCTCAGTCGCTTCCAACTGCCCGCCAATCTAACGGTTTTAGATATACGCAGTAATGACTTAAAAACTTTAACTGATGATTTGCTGCGCGCGATTCTCAATGACAGCGACAATCTACAGTTTTTGTATCTGAGCGAAAATGCTTGGATGTGCGATTGTGCTGCGCGGAATTTGTTGTACACCGTTCGTGCACAACAGCGACGAATACCCGATGTCAAGCTGCTAAACTGTAATAATTTACAGAATGTGACGCTGCTCACAGCAAATGTGGTcgacttgtgcaatgttgaagGTTCGTCGTTTACGATCGCAAGTATCACAATCGCAGCATTAGTCATCATTATTTTTCTTCTGCTTATCGcactatattataaatataatttggaaGTGAAAGTCTGGCTACATGCTCGCAATATATTGACTTGTTATATACATGAATCTGAATTGGATAAGAATAAAAAATGCGATGCCTTTATATCGTATGCCCATCAAGATGCTGACTTCGTCAACCAAACCCTACTGCCGCGTCTTGAAGAGTGCGAAGATCCACCATTTCTCATATGCACACACGAACGTAATTGGCTGTCTGGCACCTATATACCGGAACAGATTATCGAATCGGTCGATCAGTCGCGTCGTACGATCATAGTGTTGTCGCAGCACTTCATCGAATCCGATTGGGCGCGCATGGAGTTTCGCACAGCGCATCAATGCTCGTTGAATGAGGGTCGTGCGCGCATAATTATTGTCAAATACGGTGAAATTACGAACACTGATTTGTTAGATAAGGAATTGAGAGCATATTTGCAGATGAACACTTATTTGGATTGTGAAGATCCCAGATTCTGGGATAAATTACGCTATGCCATGCCACATAAAGCAGCGGGTAGAGAACGGAGTACCGATATGTTGGAAGTCAATGGACGAATATATGTTACGGAACAAGTTGAGTTAAATGGTTTGCGTGACGAGAGTGCTTAA